Proteins encoded by one window of Danaus plexippus chromosome Z, MEX_DaPlex, whole genome shotgun sequence:
- the LOC116777848 gene encoding nose resistant to fluoxetine protein 6-like, producing MIVMIVLCLVMAVGAVALELTEEQYYKLPQLFELDNYEQCLSQHGTFCLGSFHLHSSRSNQLIRLLQEISAEKHRFNHTVIHRGYCLKSTCAHILGESHPQIFKDCVNNITKLKYDLGADLIHLEYCKSEEISKPIHTLDIIIASVLTLILLANIIGTAYDFFRDSNSKPNRYLMTFSLFANWNKLTATYQKEDQRLSALNPIHGMKVLTLMAVVLAHSIMAYHMTYLYNPSFFEKANLHPLSAIFNNGTAAVQTFILFSTFLLAYNLLLLLEREKEKKLSFSFWCKIILHRIIRISPIYLVVLGITATWRFHFGNGPLWWLAENEGEKCRRSGWTNALYINNFLRFDDSCLIQSWFLAVDMQLYVISSLLLLFLARRPRTAITVLGGLFVISVIGNFLAAYYLDLKTLVYIAHPEYIRIQYSGVISFWRHYAAPSSSAPAALLGLLLAFLYHLLKENGFDARNSTTLHILYRLSVPSMLAWILSGHFLKDATSPVMVSLYTALDRPVFTILVTVASIGFFFKIDKIWWQFLSWRGWHPLSRMSLCVLLTHWDLSLALIALRTTLSQASILEIGCHWLGSLFLTYCFSLPLHLMVELPMQKFLQAVFL from the exons ATGATAGTGATGATAGTGCTATGTTTAGTGATGGCCGTGGGGGCGGTTGCTCTTGAACTCACCG AGGAGCAGTATTATAAATTGCCGCAGCTGTTCGAATTGGACAACTACGAGCAGTGCTTGTCTCAACATGGGACCTTCTGCCTCGGTTCCTTCCACCTACATTCCTCTCGATCCAATCAGCTGATTCGCTTGCTCCag gaaatatCAGCTGAGAAACATCGATTCAACCACACGGTTATCCACCGAGGTTATTGTCTCAAAAGCACGTGTGCACATATTCTCGGCGAGTCTCATCCGCAAATCTTCAAAGAttgtgttaataatataacaaaactcaAATATGACCTTGGGGCTGACCTTATTCACCTGGAGTACTGTAAATCCGAGGAGATATCGAAACCTATACATACTTTGGATATTATAATTGCTTCTGTTCTTACGCTAATATTATTAGCAAATATCATTGGCACAGCCTATGACTTCTTCCGAGACTCGAACAGCAAAC ctAACCGTTATCTAATGACATTCTCATTATTTGCAAACTGGAACAAGCTGACAGCCACTTACCAGAAGGAAGACCAGAGACTCTCTGCACTAAACCCTATACATGGAATGAA GGTGTTGACTCTAATGGCAGTTGTGTTAGCGCATTCTATAATGGCTTATCATATGACATATCTTTATAATCCTTCGTTTTTTGAAAAG GCCAATCTCCATCCACTATCGGCGATATTCAACAACGGCACGGCGGCTGTACAAACATTCATTCTCTTTTCAACATTCCTACTGGCTTACAACTTGTTGCTCTTACTAGAACGTGAGAAGGAAAAGAAACTAAGTTTTAGTTTCTGGTGCAAGATAATTCTTCATCGGATAATCag AATCAGTCCAATCTATCTAGTAGTGTTGGGTATAACAGCTACATGGCGTTTCCATTTCGGCAACGGTCCGCTGTGGTGGTTAGCAGAAAACGAGGGAGAGAAGTGTCGACGCTCTGGCTGGACTAATGCACTGtacattaataactttttgcgGTTTGATGACTCATGCCTCATACAAAGCTG gTTCTTGGCAGTAGATATGCAGCTCTATGTAATATCATCACTGTTACTACTATTTCTGGCACGGAGGCCGCGAACAGCTATCACTGTTTTGGGAGGACTCTTCGTTATATCTGTTATTGGCAACTTTTTAGCGGCTTATTACTTGGATCTCAAGACACTCGTTTACATAGCTCATCCTGA ATACATCCGCATTCAATATAGCGGGGTCATTTCTTTCTGGCGGCACTACGCTGCACCGAGCTCGTCAGCACCGGCAGCACTGCTGGGTCTGTTGCTGGCTTTCCTCTATCACCTTCTAAAGGAGAATGGGTTCGACGCCCGTAACAGCACT ACTCTGCACATTCTCTATCGTCTGTCGGTTCCTTCCATGCTGGCATGGATCCTAAGCGGCCACTTTCTCAAGGATGCTACATCACCAGTTATGGTTTCCCTGTACACAGCCCTTGATCGACCAGTGTTCACAATACTAGTTACTGTGGCTAGCATTGgttttttcttcaaaatagATA AAATATGGTGGCAGTTTCTTTCATGGCGTGGTTGGCATCCTCTGTCCCGCATGTCACTGTGTGTACTTCTGACACACTGGGATCTAAGTCTGGCGCTAATCGCACTACGCACCACCCTATCACAGGCTTCTATACTAGAGATT